One genomic region from Salvia hispanica cultivar TCC Black 2014 chromosome 2, UniMelb_Shisp_WGS_1.0, whole genome shotgun sequence encodes:
- the LOC125204398 gene encoding glucose-induced degradation protein 4 homolog isoform X1 — MPVRMVETSSPSEVSGATTGNTMPQPCTLLSVGQAFSGTQNVSSLQKDEAWRVNVRIQGYDNDRGYLCGTMEALNVPMADTPVVTFWEGEIVDTKNYTFYTGKWGATREDDIKHWTKFPSFPPLLPKVEPDGGKSLDLSNYPYIFMLHSLQFGQRWKEQHFVNVGTDCGLTIAGFYYVCFSCSDGSINGFYYDPNSSPFQKLELKSISVGRSGFSFSTYELQ, encoded by the exons ATGCCGGTGAGAATGGTAGAGACTTCCTCTCCTTCTGAAGTTTCAG GTGCGACTACTGGAAATACTATGCCCCAGCCCTGTACACTCTTAAGTGTTGGACAG GCTTTCTCAGGGACTCAGAATGTTTCGAGTCTACAGAAAGATGAAGCTTGGAGAGTGAATGTACGAATCCAGGGTTATGACAATGATCGTGGATATCTATGTGGCACAATGGAAGCTCTGAATGTTCCCATGGCAGATACTCCG GTTGTTACGTTTTGGGAAGGGGAGATTGTGGACACCAAGAACTATACATTCTATACTGGAAAGTGGGGAGCAAC GCGAGAAGACGACATCAAGCACTGGACAAAATTTCCATCCTTTCCTCCTCTACTG CCCAAAGTGGAACCTGATGGAGGGAAATCGTTAGACTTGAGCAACTATCCTTATATATTCATG CTTCATTCTCTTCAATTCGGGCAGAGGTGGAAGGAGCAACACTTTGTCAACGTTGGAACTGATTGCGGACTGACAATTGCTGGCTTTTACTATGTCTGCTTCTCCTGTAGTGATGGATCCATCAACGGATTCTATTATGATCCTAACAGCAG CCCTTTTCAAAAGTTGGAGCTGAAGTCCATAAGTGTTGGAAGATCGGGATTCAGTTTCTCCACTTATGAACTGCAGTAA
- the LOC125204398 gene encoding glucose-induced degradation protein 4 homolog isoform X2 — MPVRMVETSSPSEVSGATTGNTMPQPCTLLSVGQAFSGTQNVSSLQKDEAWRVNVRIQGYDNDRGYLCGTMEALNVPMADTPVVTFWEGEIVDTKNYTFYTGKWGATREDDIKHWTKFPSFPPLLPKVEPDGGKSLDLSNYPYIFMRWKEQHFVNVGTDCGLTIAGFYYVCFSCSDGSINGFYYDPNSSPFQKLELKSISVGRSGFSFSTYELQ; from the exons ATGCCGGTGAGAATGGTAGAGACTTCCTCTCCTTCTGAAGTTTCAG GTGCGACTACTGGAAATACTATGCCCCAGCCCTGTACACTCTTAAGTGTTGGACAG GCTTTCTCAGGGACTCAGAATGTTTCGAGTCTACAGAAAGATGAAGCTTGGAGAGTGAATGTACGAATCCAGGGTTATGACAATGATCGTGGATATCTATGTGGCACAATGGAAGCTCTGAATGTTCCCATGGCAGATACTCCG GTTGTTACGTTTTGGGAAGGGGAGATTGTGGACACCAAGAACTATACATTCTATACTGGAAAGTGGGGAGCAAC GCGAGAAGACGACATCAAGCACTGGACAAAATTTCCATCCTTTCCTCCTCTACTG CCCAAAGTGGAACCTGATGGAGGGAAATCGTTAGACTTGAGCAACTATCCTTATATATTCATG AGGTGGAAGGAGCAACACTTTGTCAACGTTGGAACTGATTGCGGACTGACAATTGCTGGCTTTTACTATGTCTGCTTCTCCTGTAGTGATGGATCCATCAACGGATTCTATTATGATCCTAACAGCAG CCCTTTTCAAAAGTTGGAGCTGAAGTCCATAAGTGTTGGAAGATCGGGATTCAGTTTCTCCACTTATGAACTGCAGTAA
- the LOC125203871 gene encoding cyclin-D2-2-like, which produces MESLLCNEVFEENDCDIRNGISFEECEEAFAVYVAKETTYLPHSAYTKLLQINGFIGYTRFKAVTWIIKSQRRMDLCDDTIFCAVNYVDRFISLNNQCQGWKGWMFELLSIACLSIATKFNETTTYLLHEFQEDMEIWFAPRLIQWMEIAVLKRLEWRLDAVTPVSYTYLLTQTFNKTLLQQSNQLLLHLLLDPKFLGFHQCVVAISAIKTLLQESRELGSSFVHIDNLVSQDLKDDLIRCERLMRKLRDETICPSSPVTVLKVNSDAVFSIKMNVGLGSSRKRKRDEKEEMMG; this is translated from the exons ATGGAAAGTTTGTTGTGCAATGAAGTTTTTGAAGAGAATGATTGTGACATTAGAAATGGTATTTCATTTGAAGAATGTGAGGAAGCTTTTGCTGTTTATGTAGCTAAGGAGACCACTTATTTGCCTCACTCAGCCTACACTAAGCTTTTGCAGATTAATGGTTTCATTGGTTATACTAGGTTTAAAGCTGTTACTTGGATAATAaag TCTCAGAGAAGAATGGATCTTTGCGATGATACCATATTCTGCGCTGTGAATTATGTGGATCGCTTCATTTCACTGAATAACCAGTGTCAA GGCTGGAAGGGCTGGATGTTTGAGCTTCTCTCCATCGCATGTTTATCCATCGCCACCAAGTTCAACGAAACAACTACTTATCTTCTGCATGAATTTCag GAAGATATGGAGATATGGTTTGCTCCAAGGCTTATTCAATGGATGGAGATTGCGGTTTTGAAGAGGTTGGAGTGGAGGCTGGATGCTGTAACTCCAGTTTCTTATACTTATCTCCTCACACAAACCTTCAACAAAACCCTCCTCCaacaatcaaatcaattaCTTCTCCACCTTCTTTTAG aTCCCAAATTTTTGGGGTTCCATCAATGTGTTGTGGCAATTTCGGCCATCAAAACTCTACTCCAAGAATCAAGGGAGCTTGGTTCATCATTTGTACATATTGACAACCTCGTCTCTCAAGATCTCAAg GATGATTTGATCCGTTGTGAAAGGCTGATGAGGAAACTAAGAGATGAAACGATTTGCCCTTCAAGTCCGGTAACCGTATTGAAAGTGAACTCCGATGCTGTTTTCTCTATCAAGATGAATGTGGGTTTGGGATCGAGTagaaagaggaagagagacgaaaaagaagagatgatgggataa
- the LOC125207904 gene encoding mitochondrial inner membrane protease ATP23-like — protein MEDSPSGGMTVAECQDFIRKSFQNPTVKFLKENLEKSGCRIGTNFIKAVHCQGRLTSRFARGFGIQVCSNNLRCEDEVVQVVIHELVRAYDECRAANLDWTNCTHHACNEIRANHLSGYCHLKRELLRGHFNIKGHEQECVWRRAIKAVIGNPYCSEIEAEDAMKSVWSSCYNDTAPFDRAP, from the exons ATGGAGGATTCCCCTTCTGGCGGCATGACGGTAGCTGAATGCCAGGATTTTATCCGGAAGAGTTTCCAAA ATCCAACCGTCAAATTTCTGAAAGAGAATTTGGAGAAATCTGGATGCAGAATCGGGACCAATTTCATTAAGGCCGTTCATTGCCAAGGAAGATTAACTAGCCGATTCGCCAGAGGATTTGGG ATTCAAGTATGCAGCAATAACTTGCGATGTGAAGATGAGGTGGTGCAAGTCGTGATTCATGAGCTAGTTCGTGCATATGATGAGTGCCGTGCTGCTAATCTCGACTGGACTAACTGCACTCATCATGCCTGCAATGAG ATTCGAGCAAATCATCTCAGTGGTTATTGCCATTTGAAACGAGAGCTTCTTCGTGGTCATTTCAACATAAAGGGTCATGAGCAA GAATGTGTATGGCGAAGAGCAATCAAAGCTGTGATTGGAAATCCGTACTGCTCGGAGATAGAAGCTGAGGATGCAATGAAATCTGTGTGGAGTAGTTGTTATAACGACACAGCACCCTTCGACAGAGCTCCTTGA
- the LOC125207250 gene encoding mitochondrial inner membrane protease ATP23-like, producing the protein MEDESSSAGMTFLECAKYIQKSFRNPTVKFLMEKLEESGCGIQKNFIKAGHCQEDCSGGFTRGSGIVLCYNHLQFQDQVEQTMIHELIHAYDDCRSANLDWSNCAHHACSEIRANHLSGNCRYKYELLRGYVKMRGHEPECVKRRALQSVIANPNCSQVAAKDAVEAVWSTCYNDTKPFDRAP; encoded by the exons atgGAAGACGAGTCCTCCTCCGCCGGAATGACGTTTCTGGAATGCGCGAAATATATCCAGAAAAGTTTCCGAA ATCCAACGGTGAAATTTCTGATGGAGAAATTGGAGGAATCTGGATGCGGCATCCAAAAGAATTTCATCAAGGCCGGCCATTGCCAGGAGGATTGCTCCGGTGGATTCACCAGGGGATCTGGG ATTGTACTCTGCTATAATCACTTGCAATTTCAAGATCAAGTGGAGCAAACGATGATTCACGAGCTCATTCACGCCTACGATGACTGTCGTAGTGCTAATCTCGACTGGAGCAACTGCGCTCATCACGCCTGCAGTGAG ATTCGAGCTAATCATCTGAGTGGAAACTGCCGTTATAAATATGAGCTTCTCCGTGGTTATGTAAAGATGAGGGGTCATGAGCCT GAATGTGTGAAGCGAAGAGCGTTGCAGTCGGTAATTGCAAACCCTAACTGCTCCCAAGTAGCAGCAAAGGACGCGGTTGAAGCTGTGTGGAGCACCTGTTATAACGACACAAAACCCTTCGATAGAGCTCCTTGA
- the LOC125207249 gene encoding hsp70 nucleotide exchange factor FES1-like — protein sequence MAREGPNWEGLLKWSLSHADGTNTTRNLSEEDRRWFMEAMQGQTIDVIKRMKEITLVMKTPEQVLESQGVTPQDVEDMLDELQEHVESIDNANDLHSIGGLAPLLDYLRNSHPNIRAKAADVVSTVVQNNPRSQQLVMEANGMEPLLTNFTSDPDVTVRTKALGAISSLIRHNKSGIAAFRLANGYAALRDALGSESVRFQRKALNLIHYLLSENRSDIGVISELGFPRIMMHLASSEDSDVREAALRSLLDLARDRSEKPITSSEDDDKLKQILQDRVKGISEMSLEDLGAAKEEMELVDSLWKACHNEPSPLFEQGLLSLPGEDAPPPDVASQYFQPPLRAFAANRNPDPKPEDGKKEAPLLLGPGPSA from the exons ATGGCAAGAGAAGGCCCTAATTGGGAAGGTTTGCTCAAGTGGAGTCTTTCCCACGCCGACGGTACTAACACTACTCGTAATTTGAG CGAGGAGGATAGAAGATGGTTTATGGAGGCGATGCAAGGGCAAACAATCGATGTTATAAAGCGAATGAAGGAGATTACACTTGTTATGAAAACCCCAGAGCAGGTTTTGGAGTCTCAGGGGGTGACTCCTCAAGATGTTGAAG ATATGTTGGATGAACTACAAGAGCATGTGGAATCTATAGACAATGCTAATG ATCTTCACTCCATTGGTGGTCTTGCTCCTCTACTTGACTACCTCCGGAACTCACACCCTAATATTAGGGCGAAAGCGGCCGATGTTGTTAGCACGGTCGTGCAAAACAATCCCAGGAGCCAACAGTTGGTAATGGAAGCCAATGGTATGGAGCCACTGCTTACAAACTTTACTTCTGATCCGGATGTTACGGTTCGTACAAAAGCACTTGGGGCAATCTCTT CTCTGATCAGGCATAACAAGTCTGGAATCGCTGCGTTCCGGTTGGCTAATGGTTATGCCGCACTAAGAGACGCGTTAGGATCTGAGAGTGTCAGATTTCAAAG GAAAGCCCTTAACTTGATCCATTACTTACTTAGCGAGAATCGTTCAGACATTGGTGTCATATCCGAGCTTGGATTTCCTCGCATCATGATGCACCTTGCATCGAGTGAGGATTCTGATGTGCGTGAAGCTGCACTAAGGAGCCTTCTTGATCTAGCTCGGGACAGATCAGAGAAGCCCATTACCTCAAGTGAAGATGATGATAAACTGAAGCAGATCCTACAAGACAGGGTCAAAGGGATTAGTGAGATGTCTCTCGAGGACCTAGGAGCCGCGAAAGAGGAAATGGAGCTCGTGGACTCTCTTTGGAAAGCCTGTCACAATGAGCCATCACCTCTTTTTGAGCAGGGTCTTCTATCCCTCCCCGGAGAAGACGCTCCTCCTCCAGATGTAGCAAGCCAGTATTTCCAGCCGCCTCTTAGAGCTTTTGCTGCAAACAGAAATCCGGATCCAAAACCAGAGGACGGGAAGAAGGAAGCGCCATTGCTATTAGGTCCCGGACCATCAGCTTAA